From the genome of Periplaneta americana isolate PAMFEO1 chromosome 15, P.americana_PAMFEO1_priV1, whole genome shotgun sequence, one region includes:
- the LOC138714647 gene encoding uncharacterized protein isoform X3, producing MAPKDPTQLEDSNSHLTCCNKSVKQFGEIKNELKNIRQAVSFTAVLLSKLAGVTPEEIKALIKSSAFHDFTSSPVVDFLSIINIVSSDALVTDPCEHKSSPSEEYIDTDDVFSNLEVTFTNENKTNSVDGKTDNAESGDVSGKTSEVAALNRTSETLANETLVETEDIKSPYRVENEALTNAYLHAFTPLLQDCSLSIITSDRPPLPALGNSVKTDSASVSEDPKAVRSNTKEAVPINLCSGRPSQSELSVSTTSVTTSVDSVSSGFVTQPLSVLPDGDFPSSSAIPHSTDRDLDNREIVEIKQEQVTEYEDDNVSTAPIESRFTDFVDNVKMETEAVYISDKTMPMCLLMKSEEEFCTAEQNVASTSYATTGFAQEISSKISGINLDDGVSMCRTSSNTCIPVSQDSSLQVARKMVPLSAAERKSRSRANQSVQKKLNEREANKNHMRKVRENNRTNSKIQKKERESARMRMRALRKRRKEETLRAKNATIQPHLLLTNQQEVFRGQLRKSRMPFPTVQGNARKL from the exons ATGGCTCCCAAAGACCCAACACAGTTGGAAGACTCCAACAGCCATTTGACTTGCTGTAACAAGAGTGTCAAGCAATTtggtgaaattaaaaatgaactgAAGAATATACGACAGGCTGTTAGTTTCACTGCTGTCCTCTTAAGT AAATTGGCTGGTGTAACACCTGAAGAAATTAAAGCCTTGATAAAGAGTAGTGCCTTCCATGATTTTACGTCGTCACCTGTCGTGGACTTTCTTTCCATAATTAATATTGTGTCTAGTGATGCATTGGTAACAGATCCATGTGAACACAAATCCTCACCTTCCGAGGAATATATAGACACCGACGATGTTTTCTCTAATTTAGAGGTTACCTTTACCAATGAAAACAAGACAAATTCTGTTGATGGCAAGACTGATAATGCTGAAAGTGGTGACGTAAGTGGTAAAACCAGTGAAGTTGCTGCATTGAACAGAACCTCAGAGACATTAGCGAATGAAACGTTGGTTGAAACTGAGGACATTAAATCTCCATATAGAGTGGAAAATGAAGCACTAACAAATGCGTACTTACACGCATTCACACCTTTGCTGCAAGATTGTTCACTTTCTATAATAACGAGTGATCGTCCTCCTTTGCCTGCATTAGGAAACTCTGTTAAAACTGACAGTGCTTCAGTATCAGAGGATCCAAAAGCAGTGAGATCTAATACTAAAGAAGCTGTGCCTATTAATTTGTGTTCTGGAAGACCATCGCAGTCAGAACTTTCTGTTTCGACTACCAGTGTAACTACTTCAGTGGACAGTGTGAGTTCGGGTTTCGTGACTCAGCCGTTGTCTGTTCTACCTGATGGTGATTTTCCTAGTTCGTCGGCAATTCCTCATTCCACTGACAGAGACTTGGACAACAGAGAGATAGTGGAAATAAAGCAGGAGCAGGTGACTGAGTATGAAGACGACAATGTGTCTACCGCCCCTATTGAAAGCAGGTTCACAGACTTCGTAGACAATGTGAAAATGGAAACAGAG GCAGTGTACATAAGTGACAAGACCATGCCGATGTGTTTGCTAATGAAGAGTGAAGAGGAATTCTGTACTGCTGAACAGAATGTTGCTTCCACATCTTATGCCACGACAGGTTTTGCACAGGAAATCAGTTCGAA GATTTCTGGCATAAATCTTGATGATGGGGTTAGCATGTGCAGAACAAGTAGTAACACTTGCATTCCAGTTTCACAAGATTCTTCATTACAG GTTGCTAGAAAAATGGTCCCTTTGTCAGCAGCAGAAAGAAAAAGCCGAAGCCGAGCAAATCAGTCAGTGCAAAAAAAGCTGAATGAAAGGGAAGCAAATAAGAATCATATGAGAAAGGTTAGGGAGAATAACAGAACTAACTCCaaaatacagaagaaagaaagggaatCAGCTCGGATGCGAATGAGGGCTCTGAGAAAAAGGAGAAAGGAGGAAACACTGCGTGCCAAAAATGCTACAATACAGCCACATCTCCTGCTTACAAATCAGCAAGAAGTCTTCAGAGGGCAGTTAAGAAAGTCGAGGATGCCTTTCCCAACAGTCCAAGGAAACGCAAGGAAGTTGTGA
- the LOC138714647 gene encoding uncharacterized protein isoform X4, with protein sequence MAPKDPTQLEDSNSHLTCCNKSVKQFGEIKNELKNIRQAVSFTAVLLSKLAGVTPEEIKALIKSSAFHDFTSSPVVDFLSIINIVSSDALVTDPCEHKSSPSEEYIDTDDVFSNLEVTFTNENKTNSVDGKTDNAESGDVSGKTSEVAALNRTSETLANETLVETEDIKSPYRVENEALTNAYLHAFTPLLQDCSLSIITSDRPPLPALGNSVKTDSASVSEDPKAVRSNTKEAVPINLCSGRPSQSELSVSTTSVTTSVDSVSSGFVTQPLSVLPDGDFPSSSAIPHSTDRDLDNREIVEIKQEQVTEYEDDNVSTAPIESRFTDFVDNVKMETEAVYISDKTMPMCLLMKSEEEFCTAEQNVASTSYATTGFAQEISSKWIYCALYNAFQLYKSRNPGSLMKYENFLHQTTNYLSRIQVPNDNRSQFVEMTRRATIPNFLKHDPPERLNGSMSDHKLEAIIRVGKKKYPQKPCRVCAVHKLRKDTRYICSFCKVPLHKGQCFERYHTVKKY encoded by the exons ATGGCTCCCAAAGACCCAACACAGTTGGAAGACTCCAACAGCCATTTGACTTGCTGTAACAAGAGTGTCAAGCAATTtggtgaaattaaaaatgaactgAAGAATATACGACAGGCTGTTAGTTTCACTGCTGTCCTCTTAAGT AAATTGGCTGGTGTAACACCTGAAGAAATTAAAGCCTTGATAAAGAGTAGTGCCTTCCATGATTTTACGTCGTCACCTGTCGTGGACTTTCTTTCCATAATTAATATTGTGTCTAGTGATGCATTGGTAACAGATCCATGTGAACACAAATCCTCACCTTCCGAGGAATATATAGACACCGACGATGTTTTCTCTAATTTAGAGGTTACCTTTACCAATGAAAACAAGACAAATTCTGTTGATGGCAAGACTGATAATGCTGAAAGTGGTGACGTAAGTGGTAAAACCAGTGAAGTTGCTGCATTGAACAGAACCTCAGAGACATTAGCGAATGAAACGTTGGTTGAAACTGAGGACATTAAATCTCCATATAGAGTGGAAAATGAAGCACTAACAAATGCGTACTTACACGCATTCACACCTTTGCTGCAAGATTGTTCACTTTCTATAATAACGAGTGATCGTCCTCCTTTGCCTGCATTAGGAAACTCTGTTAAAACTGACAGTGCTTCAGTATCAGAGGATCCAAAAGCAGTGAGATCTAATACTAAAGAAGCTGTGCCTATTAATTTGTGTTCTGGAAGACCATCGCAGTCAGAACTTTCTGTTTCGACTACCAGTGTAACTACTTCAGTGGACAGTGTGAGTTCGGGTTTCGTGACTCAGCCGTTGTCTGTTCTACCTGATGGTGATTTTCCTAGTTCGTCGGCAATTCCTCATTCCACTGACAGAGACTTGGACAACAGAGAGATAGTGGAAATAAAGCAGGAGCAGGTGACTGAGTATGAAGACGACAATGTGTCTACCGCCCCTATTGAAAGCAGGTTCACAGACTTCGTAGACAATGTGAAAATGGAAACAGAG GCAGTGTACATAAGTGACAAGACCATGCCGATGTGTTTGCTAATGAAGAGTGAAGAGGAATTCTGTACTGCTGAACAGAATGTTGCTTCCACATCTTATGCCACGACAGGTTTTGCACAGGAAATCAGTTCGAA GTGGATTTACTGCGCCCTGTACAACGCTTTCCAGCTCTACAAGAGTCGCAATCCGGGCAGTTTGATGAAATACGAGAATTTCCTTCATCAAACAACTAATTACTTGTCAAGAATCCAAGTTCCAAACGACAACAGATCACAATTTGTGGAGATGACAAGAAGAGCTACGATACCTAACTTCCTGAAACACGATCCACCAGAGAGGCTTAATGGCAGTATGTCAGACCACAAACTGGAAGCTATAATCAGAGTCGGGAAGAAGAAATATCCTCAGAAACCTTGCAGAGTTTGTGCTGTGCACAAGCTGAGAAAAGATACTCGGTACATCTGCTCTTTCTGCAAGGTTCCGCTACACAAAGGACAATGCTTTGAAAGATATCACACggttaaaaaatactaa
- the LOC138714647 gene encoding uncharacterized protein isoform X5, giving the protein MAPKDPTQLEDSNSHLTCCNKSVKQFGEIKNELKNIRQAVSFTAVLLSKLAGVTPEEIKALIKSSAFHDFTSSPVVDFLSIINIVSSDALVTDPCEHKSSPSEEYIDTDDVFSNLEVTFTNENKTNSVDGKTDNAESGDVSGKTSEVAALNRTSETLANETLVETEDIKSPYRVENEALTNAYLHAFTPLLQDCSLSIITSDRPPLPALGNSVKTDSASVSEDPKAVRSNTKEAVPINLCSGRPSQSELSVSTTSVTTSVDSVSSGFVTQPLSVLPDGDFPSSSAIPHSTDRDLDNREIVEIKQEQVTEYEDDNVSTAPIESRFTDFVDNVKMETEAVYISDKTMPMCLLMKSEEEFCTAEQNVASTSYATTGFAQEISSKALKFMLKHDPPERLNGSMSDHKLEAIVRVGKKKYPQKPCRVCAVQKLRKETRYICSFCKVPLHKGDCFERYHTVKKY; this is encoded by the exons ATGGCTCCCAAAGACCCAACACAGTTGGAAGACTCCAACAGCCATTTGACTTGCTGTAACAAGAGTGTCAAGCAATTtggtgaaattaaaaatgaactgAAGAATATACGACAGGCTGTTAGTTTCACTGCTGTCCTCTTAAGT AAATTGGCTGGTGTAACACCTGAAGAAATTAAAGCCTTGATAAAGAGTAGTGCCTTCCATGATTTTACGTCGTCACCTGTCGTGGACTTTCTTTCCATAATTAATATTGTGTCTAGTGATGCATTGGTAACAGATCCATGTGAACACAAATCCTCACCTTCCGAGGAATATATAGACACCGACGATGTTTTCTCTAATTTAGAGGTTACCTTTACCAATGAAAACAAGACAAATTCTGTTGATGGCAAGACTGATAATGCTGAAAGTGGTGACGTAAGTGGTAAAACCAGTGAAGTTGCTGCATTGAACAGAACCTCAGAGACATTAGCGAATGAAACGTTGGTTGAAACTGAGGACATTAAATCTCCATATAGAGTGGAAAATGAAGCACTAACAAATGCGTACTTACACGCATTCACACCTTTGCTGCAAGATTGTTCACTTTCTATAATAACGAGTGATCGTCCTCCTTTGCCTGCATTAGGAAACTCTGTTAAAACTGACAGTGCTTCAGTATCAGAGGATCCAAAAGCAGTGAGATCTAATACTAAAGAAGCTGTGCCTATTAATTTGTGTTCTGGAAGACCATCGCAGTCAGAACTTTCTGTTTCGACTACCAGTGTAACTACTTCAGTGGACAGTGTGAGTTCGGGTTTCGTGACTCAGCCGTTGTCTGTTCTACCTGATGGTGATTTTCCTAGTTCGTCGGCAATTCCTCATTCCACTGACAGAGACTTGGACAACAGAGAGATAGTGGAAATAAAGCAGGAGCAGGTGACTGAGTATGAAGACGACAATGTGTCTACCGCCCCTATTGAAAGCAGGTTCACAGACTTCGTAGACAATGTGAAAATGGAAACAGAG GCAGTGTACATAAGTGACAAGACCATGCCGATGTGTTTGCTAATGAAGAGTGAAGAGGAATTCTGTACTGCTGAACAGAATGTTGCTTCCACATCTTATGCCACGACAGGTTTTGCACAGGAAATCAGTTCGAA GGCCCTGAAGTTCATGCTGAAACACGATCCACCAGAGAGACTTAATGGCAGTATGTCAGACCACAAGCTGGAGGCTATAGTGAGAGTTGGAAAGAAGAAATATCCTCAGAAACCTTGCAGAGTTTGTGCTGTGCAAAAGTTGAGAAAAGAAACTCGGTACATCTGCTCTTTCTGCAAGGTTCCGCTCCACAAAGGAGATTGCTTTGAAAGATATCATAcagttaaaaaatactaa